In the Tissierellales bacterium genome, one interval contains:
- a CDS encoding metallophosphoesterase, whose translation MMNSDKIASRLKKYLYQWLGKIEIPKELLDRKYPIVVHITDTPTAIYGEIDYLLKKLRPEYIIHTGDLVDNIKLELSPKKIDLYEKFVKKMMSIISKTVGHRAWACMGNHDCKDVIMDFDNVIISDNLSEIEINGVKFCISHYGMETRECHADFHLFGHDMMIESNVYHGECYLNGLESINIINLETREVLKLDYPKGTDDYRLNKYKIGI comes from the coding sequence ATGATGAACAGTGATAAAATAGCAAGTAGATTAAAGAAATATTTGTATCAGTGGTTAGGGAAAATAGAGATACCTAAAGAACTTTTAGATCGCAAATATCCAATAGTTGTACACATTACTGATACTCCAACTGCAATTTATGGTGAGATAGATTATCTTCTAAAAAAATTAAGACCGGAATATATTATTCATACAGGTGATTTAGTTGATAATATAAAATTAGAACTCAGTCCTAAAAAGATTGATTTGTACGAAAAATTTGTAAAGAAAATGATGTCAATAATCAGCAAAACTGTAGGACACAGAGCATGGGCTTGCATGGGAAACCATGATTGTAAAGACGTTATAATGGATTTTGATAATGTTATTATTAGTGATAATTTATCGGAAATTGAGATTAATGGTGTGAAATTTTGTATATCTCACTATGGTATGGAAACGAGAGAGTGCCATGCCGACTTTCATTTGTTTGGACATGATATGATGATTGAATCAAATGTTTATCATGGTGAATGCTATTTAAATGGATTAGAGAGTATAAACATAATAAATCTAGAGACGCGAGAAGTGTTGAAACTTGATTATCCAAAAGGAACAGATGATTATAGATTAAATAAATACAAAATAGGGATTTAG